From Pelotomaculum schinkii, one genomic window encodes:
- the rsmH gene encoding 16S rRNA (cytosine(1402)-N(4))-methyltransferase RsmH has translation MDFSHLPVLAAEVVQGLKLKPGGVYVDCTLGGGGHSELILKGSGPDGRLVALDQDPEAILAAGKRLISYKPRVILVRSNFSRLVEVLDDLGILTVDGVLFDLGTSSYQLDNPARGFSYQHDAPLDMRMDPEREITAGMLVNNMTVEELTETIRKYGEERWASRIAEFIGEERKRRPIETTGALVEVIKKAVPAGARREGPHPAKRTFQALRIAVNGELEILKAAVKSAVHVLKPGGRVCVITFHSLEDRIIKDLFRELASPCICPRDFPVCVCGRKKALQIVTTKPVLPSEEELAVNPRARSAKLRIGEKV, from the coding sequence ATGGATTTCAGTCACCTGCCGGTTTTAGCCGCTGAAGTTGTCCAGGGGCTTAAACTAAAGCCGGGCGGTGTTTATGTGGATTGCACCCTGGGTGGGGGCGGGCACAGTGAACTGATTCTTAAAGGAAGCGGGCCGGACGGCCGCCTGGTGGCTTTAGATCAGGACCCGGAGGCGATTCTCGCTGCGGGGAAAAGGCTGATTTCCTATAAGCCAAGGGTGATTCTGGTCAGATCCAACTTCAGCCGGCTGGTTGAGGTGTTGGACGACCTTGGCATTCTGACCGTAGACGGAGTTTTATTTGATCTTGGAACATCCTCTTACCAGCTTGACAACCCGGCCAGGGGATTCAGCTACCAGCATGATGCCCCGTTGGATATGAGAATGGATCCGGAGCGTGAAATCACGGCCGGGATGCTGGTTAACAATATGACAGTGGAGGAACTGACTGAAACAATCAGAAAATACGGGGAAGAGCGCTGGGCCTCCAGGATTGCGGAATTTATAGGTGAGGAGAGAAAGCGGCGCCCCATTGAAACAACCGGAGCACTGGTTGAAGTTATAAAAAAAGCGGTACCCGCCGGGGCTAGGCGGGAAGGTCCTCACCCGGCCAAACGTACTTTTCAGGCCTTGCGCATAGCTGTAAACGGTGAGCTGGAGATTTTAAAGGCTGCTGTCAAATCAGCCGTGCATGTCTTGAAACCCGGTGGACGGGTCTGTGTAATCACCTTTCACTCTTTGGAGGACCGGATTATTAAGGACCTGTTTCGGGAACTGGCCTCGCCCTGCATCTGCCCGCGGGATTTTCCGGTGTGTGTTTGTGGGCGTAAAAAGGCGCTGCAGATTGTTACCACCAAGCCGGTTCTCCCATCAGAAGAGGAATTGGCGGTTAACCCCAGGGCTAGAAGCGCCAAACTTAGAATAGGTGAAAAAGTTTAA
- the mraZ gene encoding division/cell wall cluster transcriptional repressor MraZ, producing the protein MFMGEYQHAIDSKGRLFIPARFRQGLGDHFVLTKGLDGCLFAYPQSEWDALEQKLKCLPFTKGDARAFVRFFFSGAAECEVDKQGRILIPGNLRDYARLEKDVVVIGVSSRVEIWAGNQWENYSRQAASSYEEIAEKIVDLNLDI; encoded by the coding sequence ATGTTCATGGGTGAATACCAGCATGCAATAGATAGCAAAGGAAGACTCTTTATCCCAGCCCGCTTCCGACAAGGCCTGGGGGACCATTTTGTGTTGACAAAAGGTCTCGACGGATGTCTTTTTGCTTACCCGCAGTCTGAATGGGATGCGCTTGAGCAAAAACTGAAGTGCTTGCCCTTTACAAAGGGTGATGCCCGGGCCTTTGTTCGGTTTTTTTTCTCAGGGGCCGCCGAATGTGAAGTTGATAAACAGGGAAGAATATTAATCCCGGGAAATTTACGTGATTACGCCCGCCTGGAAAAGGACGTGGTGGTAATCGGGGTTTCATCACGCGTGGAAATCTGGGCCGGCAATCAGTGGGAAAATTACAGTCGACAGGCGGCTTCTTCTTATGAGGAAATTGCTGAAAAAATTGTGGATTTGAACCTTGATATTTAA